The proteins below are encoded in one region of Peribacillus muralis:
- the pdxR gene encoding MocR-like pyridoxine biosynthesis transcription factor PdxR → MNMLTCDLNRFCDVPLYEQLYSHIKKEIIEGRLPFGTKLPSKRKLAEFLQISQNTVETAYEQLTAEGYVEVIPRKGYYIQTFEDLEYTQSKHVALEPYRVQQGAVQYHFHPSQIDTENFPFEKWRKYTKNKIDVSRQELLLLGDSQGEYELRCEIALYLYHARGVQCVPEQIIIGAGMEILLQQLVLLFAKNTIYGVEDPGYHLIHRILRSYPNEVHPLEIDEEGVKVNPIEDSSIDVVYVTPSHHFPYGTILSVNRRTRLLNWAQGGEDRYIIEDDYDSEFRYSGKTIPSLQSMDAGEKVIYLGSFSKSLMPSIRISYMVLPAPLLERHQQELSFYHSTVSRIDQHVLTQFMKQGDFEKHLNRMRKVYRRKLDKVIELLKPYKPISIIGERSGLHIVLIVRNGMDEQTLIQKANEKHIKIYGLSAYSIEKMEEHPPTIILGFAGIPEAELEKSIRLLLNSWGL, encoded by the coding sequence ATGAACATGCTAACGTGTGATTTAAATCGATTTTGTGACGTACCATTGTACGAGCAATTATATTCACATATTAAAAAAGAAATAATTGAGGGCAGGCTTCCGTTTGGAACAAAGTTGCCTTCCAAGCGGAAATTAGCAGAGTTTCTACAGATTAGTCAAAATACCGTCGAGACTGCATATGAGCAGTTGACTGCTGAGGGATACGTTGAAGTCATTCCGAGAAAGGGATATTATATCCAAACATTCGAGGATTTAGAGTATACGCAGTCTAAGCATGTTGCGTTGGAGCCATATAGAGTTCAACAAGGAGCAGTTCAGTATCACTTTCATCCAAGCCAAATTGATACGGAAAATTTTCCTTTTGAAAAATGGCGAAAATATACGAAAAACAAAATTGATGTGTCCCGTCAAGAGCTTCTGCTACTGGGCGATTCTCAAGGGGAATATGAATTACGCTGTGAGATAGCTCTTTATTTGTATCATGCCAGGGGGGTTCAATGTGTTCCTGAACAAATCATCATTGGTGCCGGAATGGAGATCTTATTGCAGCAGCTCGTCCTGCTTTTTGCCAAAAATACCATTTACGGTGTGGAGGATCCAGGTTATCACTTGATCCACCGCATTTTACGCAGCTATCCAAATGAAGTGCATCCTCTTGAAATAGACGAAGAAGGAGTAAAGGTCAACCCGATTGAAGATTCCAGCATCGATGTCGTGTATGTGACTCCTTCCCATCACTTCCCCTATGGGACGATTCTTTCCGTCAATAGGCGGACGAGGTTGTTGAATTGGGCGCAGGGCGGAGAAGACCGCTATATTATCGAGGATGATTATGATAGTGAATTCCGTTACAGTGGTAAAACGATTCCATCTTTACAAAGTATGGATGCTGGCGAAAAAGTCATATACTTGGGATCATTCTCCAAGTCATTGATGCCTTCCATCCGAATCAGTTATATGGTTCTTCCCGCTCCCTTGTTAGAAAGGCATCAGCAAGAATTATCCTTTTACCATTCAACCGTTTCACGAATTGATCAGCACGTCTTGACACAGTTCATGAAGCAAGGGGATTTCGAAAAGCATTTGAATCGGATGAGGAAAGTGTACCGCCGCAAATTGGACAAAGTGATCGAGTTGCTAAAACCTTATAAACCTATTTCCATCATTGGTGAGCGGTCAGGATTGCATATCGTGCTGATCGTGAGGAACGGCATGGATGAACAAACACTCATTCAAAAGGCAAATGAAAAGCACATTAAAATATATGGCCTTTCTGCCTATTCCATTGAAAAAATGGAAGAGCATCCCCCAACAATCATTTTGGGCTTTGCCGGCATCCCTGAAGCTGAATTGGAGAAGTCCATCCGCCTTTTATTGAATTCCTGGGGTTTGTAA
- a CDS encoding D-serine ammonia-lyase encodes MKTIAGLSILEWQGKHQLLNNLIQMDEVFWINPDYGTELDETIVQADHVKSAEDRLGRFADYIVEAFPETRTMQGIIESPLVEIPSMQKNMEKSYNVEITGKLLLKCDSHLPISGSIKARGGIYEVLKRAEEIAMKHGGLKQTDDYGILASDTYKELFSNYSIAVGSTGNLGMSIGIISAKLGFRVTVHMSGDAKQWKKDKLTSLGVIVKEYDDDYSKAVEEGRVEASLDPNCHFIDDEDSMDLFLGYATAAERLKNQLKHRSIRVDEEHPLFVYLPCGVGGGPGGITYGLKLAFGEHVHCFFAEPTHSPCMTIGLMTGLHDKVSVQEFGIDNKTEADGLAVGRPSGLVSGLMTAILSGSYTIEDKRLFELLGQMAETEGYYLEPSALAGAYGPVHLMSDPTGQKYLDDHKLLGKMNDATHIIWATGGSMVPKDMMEQYLAKR; translated from the coding sequence ATGAAAACAATCGCAGGTTTGTCAATATTGGAGTGGCAAGGGAAGCATCAATTACTTAATAATTTGATTCAAATGGATGAAGTGTTCTGGATTAATCCAGATTACGGTACTGAGTTGGACGAAACGATCGTCCAAGCGGACCACGTTAAATCGGCAGAAGACAGGTTGGGAAGATTTGCTGATTATATCGTCGAGGCATTTCCTGAAACAAGGACTATGCAGGGGATTATTGAATCACCACTAGTGGAAATTCCCTCCATGCAAAAAAACATGGAAAAATCCTATAACGTTGAAATAACGGGGAAACTCTTGCTTAAATGCGACAGTCACTTGCCCATATCCGGCTCTATCAAGGCGCGCGGAGGCATTTATGAAGTCTTGAAGCGTGCTGAGGAAATTGCCATGAAGCATGGCGGATTAAAGCAAACGGATGATTATGGAATCCTTGCAAGCGATACATACAAGGAATTATTTTCAAACTACTCGATAGCCGTCGGATCAACCGGAAATTTAGGCATGAGCATCGGCATCATCAGCGCAAAGCTGGGCTTCCGGGTTACCGTCCATATGTCAGGCGATGCGAAGCAGTGGAAAAAGGATAAGCTAACAAGCCTGGGTGTCATTGTAAAGGAATATGATGATGACTATAGTAAGGCTGTGGAAGAAGGGCGGGTGGAAGCCTCTCTTGACCCCAATTGCCATTTCATTGATGATGAAGATTCGATGGACTTGTTTCTCGGTTACGCGACGGCTGCTGAGCGCCTGAAGAATCAATTGAAGCATCGCTCGATACGCGTTGATGAAGAGCATCCTTTGTTTGTATACCTGCCTTGCGGAGTGGGGGGCGGTCCCGGTGGCATCACTTATGGCCTGAAGCTTGCTTTCGGTGAACATGTCCATTGCTTTTTTGCAGAGCCGACGCATTCGCCATGTATGACTATAGGATTAATGACAGGACTTCATGACAAAGTCTCGGTGCAGGAATTTGGAATCGACAATAAAACGGAAGCGGATGGACTCGCCGTCGGAAGGCCATCCGGCTTAGTTTCCGGTTTAATGACTGCCATTCTAAGCGGTAGCTATACCATAGAAGATAAGCGATTATTTGAATTGCTCGGGCAGATGGCAGAGACAGAAGGGTACTATTTAGAGCCATCCGCCCTGGCAGGAGCATATGGACCCGTACACCTTATGTCGGATCCAACAGGGCAAAAATACCTTGACGATCATAAACTACTAGGGAAAATGAACGACGCCACGCATATCATCTGGGCGACAGGCGGGAGCATGGTGCCAAAGGACATGATGGAACAATATTTAGCTAAACGGTAA
- the pabB gene encoding aminodeoxychorismate synthase component I has protein sequence MKRDESLIFHFTDKQGDIKPLSFTNPIKIFRAYSIEEVLPQFQKVQEEVEQGRYAAGYVSYEAAPAFESSFRVKHAGNMPLLWFGIFEKPEGLPESSSGAFQLADWKSETDSDSYRAGFENIKSEIKQGNTYQVNYTMRLQSMFEGDDLAFFDRLMRAQQSNYSAYLNVGTHRILSASPELFFRWQNGQLVTRPMKGTVKRGMTLKMDQDHAAWLEASEKNQAENYMIVDLLRNDLGMIAVQGSVQVPQLKEIEKYPTVWQMTSTITADTKPDTTIIDIFKALFPCGSITGAPKIKTMEIISEIENSPRGVYCGAIGYITPESEAVFNVPIRTVVIDEDTGKAEYGVGGGITWDSELTEEYEEAFLKAKLLSAERPAYKLLESIKLEDGVYHLLEEHIERMKNSAVYFGFQFLDSKFRNEVQKHAESNKGELQKVRILLNEKGDFEVSSQPIKPFDSIVPVSVILAEGPISSGNPFLFHKTTNRAVYEKFQANHPDYFDVLLWNEEGFITEFTNGNVVMKIGGNLFTPPNEAGLLAGTFRQDLITRNIIKERAISKDDLTMVEEIWFINSVRGMLKVHLTF, from the coding sequence ATGAAACGAGACGAATCCCTTATATTTCACTTTACTGATAAACAAGGAGACATCAAGCCGCTATCCTTTACGAACCCAATAAAAATCTTTCGTGCATATAGCATCGAAGAGGTCCTTCCCCAGTTTCAAAAGGTGCAGGAAGAGGTAGAGCAGGGGCGTTATGCAGCAGGCTATGTTTCCTACGAAGCCGCACCGGCATTTGAAAGCTCCTTTCGAGTGAAGCATGCCGGAAACATGCCCCTATTATGGTTCGGGATTTTTGAGAAGCCGGAAGGATTACCGGAAAGTTCTTCTGGGGCATTCCAGTTGGCTGATTGGAAATCAGAAACGGATTCCGATTCCTATCGTGCCGGCTTTGAAAACATAAAATCAGAAATCAAACAGGGAAATACATATCAAGTGAATTATACTATGCGTTTACAATCCATGTTCGAGGGGGACGACCTCGCTTTCTTCGATCGCTTAATGAGAGCACAACAATCAAATTACAGTGCATATTTGAACGTAGGGACGCATCGGATCTTATCTGCCTCCCCCGAGCTATTCTTCCGATGGCAAAATGGACAACTCGTTACACGTCCCATGAAAGGAACGGTAAAGCGGGGAATGACACTGAAAATGGATCAAGACCATGCAGCCTGGTTAGAGGCTTCAGAAAAAAATCAAGCGGAGAACTATATGATTGTTGACCTGCTCAGGAATGACCTCGGAATGATTGCAGTCCAAGGAAGCGTACAAGTACCGCAGCTTAAGGAAATTGAAAAATACCCGACGGTTTGGCAAATGACCTCCACCATAACTGCCGACACGAAGCCAGACACAACAATCATTGATATATTCAAGGCGCTTTTTCCATGCGGATCGATAACAGGCGCACCAAAAATCAAGACGATGGAGATCATCTCCGAAATCGAGAACTCACCACGCGGGGTATATTGTGGTGCGATTGGATATATCACACCCGAATCCGAAGCCGTTTTTAATGTGCCGATCCGAACGGTTGTCATCGATGAGGATACAGGTAAAGCCGAATATGGAGTGGGCGGGGGGATCACTTGGGATTCCGAATTGACCGAAGAATATGAAGAAGCATTCTTAAAGGCTAAACTACTGTCAGCGGAAAGGCCTGCCTACAAGTTATTGGAATCGATTAAGCTTGAAGATGGCGTGTACCATCTGCTGGAGGAGCATATTGAGCGGATGAAAAATTCTGCGGTTTATTTTGGATTTCAGTTCCTTGATTCTAAGTTTAGAAATGAGGTCCAAAAGCATGCCGAATCAAATAAAGGCGAGCTGCAAAAAGTAAGAATCCTGCTAAATGAAAAGGGGGATTTTGAAGTTTCCAGTCAACCAATCAAGCCATTCGATTCAATAGTTCCTGTATCTGTCATCTTGGCGGAAGGCCCGATATCCAGCGGAAATCCATTTCTTTTTCATAAGACGACCAATCGTGCAGTATATGAAAAATTTCAAGCGAATCACCCTGACTACTTTGATGTCCTGCTGTGGAATGAAGAAGGGTTCATTACGGAATTCACGAACGGAAATGTAGTGATGAAGATCGGGGGCAACCTATTTACCCCTCCAAACGAAGCTGGACTCCTGGCAGGAACTTTTCGTCAGGATTTAATCACCAGAAACATCATCAAGGAAAGGGCAATTTCAAAGGATGATCTGACCATGGTCGAAGAAATATGGTTTATTAATAGTGTGAGAGGGATGTTAAAAGTTCATCTAACCTTCTGA
- a CDS encoding LLM class flavin-dependent oxidoreductase encodes MNADRHQKTLSDISYSVLDLASIVEGGSVSGAFKNTVELAKHAEQWNYNRFWVAEHHSMPGIASSATSVLIGHVAGKTERIRVGSGGIMLPNHAPLVIAEQFGTLEAMYPGRIDLGLGRAPGSDQFTAMALRGAERNNGQDFPEQLAQLRSYLDADSKHNRVRAIPGEGQDIPIWLLGSSGFSAALSAQLGLPFSFASHFSPENTQPALARYRNNFQPSEVLDKPYVMVGINVFAADTTEEAKRIATSYQQQFLNLIRNTPGQLSPPVDTMEGIWTEYEKAIVMKQLNASIIGNPEEVKEQLQRFLDETQADEMIINSAIYDQRARLRSYEIIAEITGMK; translated from the coding sequence ATGAATGCTGATCGCCATCAAAAAACACTTAGCGACATTTCTTATTCCGTTCTGGACCTGGCTTCGATAGTTGAGGGCGGTTCAGTTTCCGGAGCATTTAAAAATACAGTAGAATTGGCCAAGCATGCTGAGCAATGGAATTACAACCGTTTCTGGGTTGCCGAACACCATAGCATGCCTGGTATCGCAAGCTCGGCAACATCGGTACTTATTGGCCATGTTGCTGGAAAGACAGAAAGGATCAGGGTCGGTTCCGGGGGCATCATGCTTCCGAATCATGCTCCGCTCGTTATCGCGGAACAATTTGGAACACTGGAAGCAATGTATCCTGGCAGAATAGATTTGGGGCTGGGACGTGCACCGGGAAGCGATCAATTTACCGCCATGGCCCTTCGCGGCGCCGAACGAAATAATGGTCAGGATTTCCCTGAACAGTTGGCCCAACTACGTAGTTATTTAGATGCTGATTCGAAACATAATCGGGTCCGGGCCATACCTGGTGAAGGACAGGATATCCCAATTTGGCTGCTGGGATCAAGCGGCTTCAGTGCTGCATTATCAGCACAGCTAGGGCTGCCATTTTCCTTTGCAAGCCATTTTTCCCCTGAAAATACTCAACCGGCATTAGCCCGTTACCGCAATAATTTTCAACCATCGGAAGTGCTCGATAAGCCATATGTAATGGTAGGGATCAATGTGTTCGCAGCCGATACGACGGAAGAGGCAAAAAGGATCGCTACGTCTTATCAACAGCAGTTTTTGAATTTGATTCGGAATACTCCTGGACAATTGTCCCCTCCAGTTGATACGATGGAGGGCATATGGACAGAATATGAAAAGGCCATTGTCATGAAACAACTGAACGCTTCCATCATCGGAAATCCGGAAGAAGTAAAAGAACAATTGCAAAGATTTTTAGATGAAACCCAGGCGGATGAAATGATCATTAATTCCGCTATTTATGATCAACGTGCACGCCTTCGTTCCTATGAAATCATTGCAGAAATCACTGGAATGAAATAA
- a CDS encoding LLM class flavin-dependent oxidoreductase → MKLSILDQSPIASGQTAQEALQASLELAQEGDRLGYHRIWFTEHHDLAGLACSVPEVLISYVGAQTKNIRIGSGAVLLPHYKPYRVAETYNMLAALLPGRIDLGIGRAPGGSAEATMALNDNFLQNVYKMPERVKELLDFIRQGSSKDHLFSKFSAAPIPSIQPEVWLLGTSGKSAILAAENGTAYAFGEFMSENDGVESLKQYRELFQIKGDLKAPKTIVTVAVICAETEEYAKEIALSNMLWQIQIGQGEKKKVPSKEEVRKHEKEKGLLEMDHKRMIIGTPSQVKQRLLDIRDKYQADEIMIMTITHKLEDKLNSYRLVARELLHG, encoded by the coding sequence ATGAAACTGAGCATTTTAGATCAATCACCGATTGCATCGGGTCAGACCGCTCAAGAAGCGTTGCAGGCTTCACTGGAACTTGCACAAGAGGGAGACAGGCTTGGTTATCACCGCATCTGGTTTACTGAACATCATGACTTGGCTGGCCTGGCTTGCTCGGTTCCTGAGGTGCTGATAAGCTATGTCGGTGCTCAAACGAAGAATATTCGAATCGGATCAGGGGCTGTGCTGCTTCCGCATTATAAGCCATACCGGGTAGCGGAGACCTATAATATGCTTGCTGCCCTTTTACCAGGACGAATTGATCTTGGCATAGGCCGTGCTCCAGGTGGATCTGCGGAAGCAACGATGGCATTAAATGATAATTTTCTTCAAAATGTATATAAAATGCCAGAACGTGTAAAGGAATTGCTTGATTTCATTAGACAAGGTTCTTCGAAAGATCATCTTTTTTCAAAGTTTTCGGCTGCCCCCATTCCAAGCATTCAGCCGGAAGTATGGTTATTGGGAACAAGTGGAAAAAGCGCAATTCTTGCAGCAGAGAATGGAACAGCATACGCATTCGGTGAATTCATGAGTGAAAATGATGGAGTGGAGAGCTTGAAGCAATACCGGGAACTGTTCCAAATAAAAGGGGACCTGAAGGCTCCAAAAACGATCGTCACGGTTGCGGTCATTTGTGCAGAAACCGAGGAATATGCAAAGGAAATCGCTCTTAGCAACATGCTTTGGCAAATTCAAATTGGTCAAGGCGAAAAGAAAAAGGTTCCAAGTAAGGAAGAGGTAAGAAAACACGAAAAAGAAAAAGGATTGTTGGAGATGGACCATAAAAGAATGATCATTGGAACACCTTCTCAAGTGAAGCAAAGACTCCTGGATATTCGGGATAAATATCAAGCAGATGAAATCATGATCATGACCATCACCCACAAATTGGAGGACAAGCTGAATTCGTATCGCTTGGTTGCAAGGGAGCTTTTACATGGTTAA
- a CDS encoding AAA domain-containing protein yields the protein MNSTVNYIKEWQQALQLEILHLKKFGSTKYLVSNGHLLNGDGSFSYYFETGASINIPVGSIVRLEWGGIKQDGRILSSEGKSIIIVFERSLGDMIGEAFLFHDPWELLEQLITRLDEIKRSKKKRLRIKRLMDPSMLPKHPVSDKQSSVKELYARSKFNPVTFVWGPPGTGKTYTLARTVANHYLQDKKILVLSHSNQAVDVMMAEISSFIKKKERFKEGDVLRYGSRIGETLAIHEDIVTGTLLGKHEPLLVQEKEELAEQKRLLKHDLAGSFSKRDTDQLLELEKKLAKVLEKIRQKEVQFVKEAKIIGTTLAKAANDETIYQKEYDLVILDEASMAYVPQVAFAAALSKHIIVCGDFKQLPPIASARDSLVKLWLKEDIFHRAGVAQSVEDGELHPHLFLLKEQRRMHPDISAFTNRVVYNNFVGDHDSVATSRESITLAEPFANKAAALVDTSLSGEYCMTERTSHSRMNVWQLLLSFQLIHEAYIGGARSIGYVAPYRAQADLMDKLLDDLYAEERHTADIIAATVHRFQGSERDMMIFDTVDSYPQNRAGMLLTGRESERLINVAITRTKGKFVHVCDTSFINKHVYRSKTLRQLVDHQTQNDQVVTKKDIGTWVNHQHPKLQWMHARKLADFMEDIQTAKRDVIMAIPDLKSLPIEWQQHLLKRRPEVKLTIISAKRNEDIISDSFICLPVSFAFFIIDKRVVWLGLPVESNNRVQPPFVAARLDSEMMADELLFQFKKSE from the coding sequence ATGAATTCGACAGTTAATTATATAAAAGAATGGCAGCAGGCACTACAGCTGGAAATCCTGCACTTGAAAAAATTCGGCAGCACTAAATACCTCGTATCAAACGGCCATCTGCTCAATGGCGATGGTTCTTTTAGCTATTATTTCGAAACAGGCGCATCGATAAATATCCCAGTCGGTTCCATCGTCCGACTCGAATGGGGGGGAATCAAACAGGATGGAAGAATCCTTTCATCAGAAGGGAAAAGTATCATCATTGTTTTTGAACGCTCATTAGGCGATATGATCGGCGAAGCATTTTTATTCCATGATCCATGGGAATTGCTTGAACAATTGATTACCCGCTTGGATGAAATCAAGAGAAGCAAGAAGAAAAGGCTCCGAATCAAGAGGTTGATGGATCCTTCGATGCTGCCTAAGCATCCTGTAAGTGACAAACAAAGCAGCGTAAAAGAATTGTATGCACGTTCGAAGTTCAATCCCGTCACTTTTGTATGGGGACCACCGGGGACAGGGAAGACCTATACATTGGCACGAACCGTTGCCAATCACTATCTTCAGGATAAAAAAATATTGGTCTTGTCACATAGCAACCAGGCGGTCGATGTCATGATGGCGGAGATTTCTTCATTCATCAAAAAGAAAGAACGCTTCAAGGAAGGCGATGTCCTTAGATACGGTTCTCGAATCGGGGAAACGCTTGCCATTCATGAGGATATCGTTACAGGGACATTATTAGGAAAACATGAACCGTTGTTAGTGCAGGAAAAAGAAGAGCTTGCGGAGCAGAAACGGTTATTGAAACACGACTTGGCCGGTTCATTCAGCAAAAGGGATACTGATCAATTACTCGAATTGGAGAAGAAACTGGCAAAAGTATTGGAGAAGATCCGGCAAAAGGAAGTCCAATTCGTAAAAGAAGCAAAAATCATTGGAACTACCCTGGCAAAGGCCGCAAATGACGAAACGATTTATCAAAAGGAATATGATCTGGTCATTTTGGATGAGGCGAGCATGGCTTACGTACCCCAAGTGGCTTTTGCGGCAGCGTTATCGAAACATATTATCGTGTGTGGTGACTTCAAACAACTGCCACCCATTGCTTCAGCTCGTGATTCACTTGTGAAGCTTTGGCTGAAGGAAGATATCTTCCATCGTGCGGGTGTCGCTCAATCAGTGGAGGATGGGGAGCTTCACCCACATTTGTTCTTATTGAAGGAACAGCGCAGGATGCATCCGGACATATCGGCCTTTACCAATCGGGTCGTTTATAACAACTTCGTTGGTGATCATGATAGCGTTGCGACCAGCAGGGAAAGCATCACGCTGGCAGAACCGTTTGCAAACAAAGCAGCAGCACTTGTTGATACAAGCTTGTCAGGAGAATACTGCATGACCGAACGTACATCCCACTCAAGAATGAATGTTTGGCAATTGCTTTTATCGTTTCAATTGATTCATGAAGCGTATATTGGCGGAGCAAGGTCCATCGGTTATGTTGCACCATATCGTGCTCAGGCAGACTTGATGGATAAATTATTGGATGATTTATATGCTGAAGAAAGGCATACGGCCGATATCATCGCTGCAACAGTTCATCGCTTCCAGGGCAGTGAAAGGGATATGATGATTTTTGATACAGTCGACAGCTATCCGCAAAATCGGGCAGGTATGCTGCTGACGGGAAGAGAAAGTGAAAGGCTCATTAATGTTGCGATAACAAGGACGAAAGGAAAGTTCGTCCATGTATGTGATACGTCATTCATCAACAAGCATGTTTATCGAAGCAAGACACTTCGCCAGCTTGTCGATCATCAAACGCAAAATGATCAGGTGGTAACGAAAAAGGATATTGGAACATGGGTTAACCACCAGCATCCAAAGTTGCAATGGATGCATGCCCGGAAATTGGCGGATTTCATGGAAGATATCCAAACCGCCAAACGAGATGTGATCATGGCTATACCGGACTTGAAGAGTTTGCCGATAGAATGGCAGCAGCATTTGCTGAAACGAAGGCCAGAAGTAAAATTGACGATCATTTCAGCCAAAAGGAATGAGGATATCATTTCAGATTCTTTCATTTGTTTACCCGTTTCCTTTGCTTTTTTCATCATCGATAAACGAGTTGTCTGGTTAGGGTTGCCTGTTGAGTCCAATAATCGTGTCCAGCCACCATTTGTGGCAGCTCGCTTGGATTCGGAAATGATGGCTGATGAATTACTCTTTCAATTCAAAAAAAGTGAATAA
- the pepF gene encoding oligoendopeptidase F: MESYKTRDEIKEEEKWNLKDIYDDQATWEKDYQEVLKMTEKLKTYDGQISSAQGLFEYLRLSEELGYIYNKLYVFAMLQADLDTRVTSSQALLDRAGQLGQKISNATAFFMPFLLSLEEQKLKGYIKEVEGLTYFEEDLLDSYRYKEHVLAKEQEEVLSQIGEAFSAPQKTFGMINNADIKFGEVTNEDGEKVELTRGMYAKLIEDDDREKRKEAYIAHYQPYLQLKNTIASTLSTAIKNNVNLSKLRQYPSALEKSLFGDQVPKEVYDNLIMSTKQNIGPMHKYIHLRKSLLGLEELRAYDLSVPLVEGAKEVISYDEGFALMLEALKPLGEEYISILKTFKEKRYIDVRETPGKRSGAYNLGLYGVHPYILLNHRDDLDSVFTLAHESGHGMHSYFSSKYQPQITAGYSIFVAEVASTVNEILLIRHLIKTTKEVQKKKHLLNHFIDSFKGTFFTQVMFAEFEKIVHEKAENDEPLNADVFNTAYETIFRTYNGEEIIFDEEVKYGWSRIPHFYRPFYVYKYATGYVSAITIADRILSGDQKALETYLTFLKSGSSDFPLELLKKTGVDLTKPEPIENAMRIFSELVDQFTELTKG, translated from the coding sequence ATGGAGTCGTATAAAACACGTGATGAGATCAAAGAAGAAGAAAAGTGGAATTTAAAAGATATTTATGACGATCAGGCAACTTGGGAAAAGGATTATCAGGAAGTTCTTAAGATGACAGAAAAATTAAAAACCTATGATGGCCAAATCAGCTCCGCTCAAGGCTTATTTGAGTATTTACGTTTAAGTGAGGAGCTTGGATACATCTATAACAAGCTTTATGTATTTGCCATGCTTCAAGCGGATCTTGATACAAGGGTTACATCCTCTCAAGCCTTACTCGATCGAGCAGGACAGCTAGGGCAGAAAATCAGTAACGCAACTGCTTTTTTCATGCCGTTTCTTTTGAGCCTCGAGGAACAAAAGTTAAAGGGGTACATAAAAGAGGTCGAAGGTTTAACATATTTTGAAGAAGATCTACTTGATTCGTATCGCTATAAAGAACATGTGTTAGCGAAAGAGCAAGAAGAGGTACTGTCCCAAATTGGCGAAGCCTTTTCTGCACCGCAAAAAACATTTGGAATGATTAATAATGCCGATATCAAATTTGGCGAGGTGACAAATGAAGACGGTGAAAAGGTGGAGCTTACCCGCGGGATGTATGCCAAATTAATTGAAGATGATGATCGAGAAAAAAGGAAAGAGGCTTATATCGCACATTATCAACCGTATTTACAGCTGAAAAATACGATTGCCTCCACACTTTCCACAGCAATCAAAAATAATGTGAACCTATCGAAACTAAGGCAATATCCTTCTGCCTTGGAAAAATCACTGTTTGGCGATCAAGTACCGAAGGAAGTATATGATAATTTAATTATGTCTACTAAACAAAATATCGGTCCCATGCACAAGTACATTCACTTAAGGAAAAGTCTGCTCGGCTTAGAAGAATTGCGTGCCTATGATTTAAGTGTGCCATTGGTCGAAGGAGCAAAAGAAGTGATTTCGTACGATGAAGGTTTCGCTTTGATGCTTGAGGCATTGAAGCCCCTCGGTGAAGAGTATATATCCATCCTGAAAACCTTTAAGGAAAAAAGATATATCGACGTCCGGGAAACGCCTGGTAAGCGGTCGGGAGCCTATAATTTAGGTCTTTATGGCGTCCACCCATACATTTTATTAAATCACCGTGATGATTTAGACAGCGTATTCACTTTGGCACATGAATCCGGACACGGAATGCATTCCTATTTTAGCTCGAAATACCAGCCGCAAATAACGGCAGGGTACTCCATCTTTGTAGCCGAGGTCGCTTCGACTGTGAATGAAATTCTGCTGATTCGCCATTTAATTAAGACTACAAAAGAAGTGCAAAAGAAAAAGCATTTGTTGAACCATTTCATTGATAGTTTCAAGGGAACATTCTTCACACAGGTAATGTTCGCGGAATTTGAAAAAATTGTCCATGAAAAAGCGGAAAATGATGAACCGTTGAATGCTGACGTTTTTAATACTGCTTATGAAACGATTTTCCGTACTTATAATGGCGAGGAAATAATTTTTGATGAAGAAGTGAAATATGGATGGTCACGCATCCCCCATTTTTATCGCCCATTTTATGTGTACAAATATGCTACAGGCTATGTTTCCGCGATTACGATTGCAGATAGGATTCTTTCTGGCGATCAAAAAGCACTCGAAACTTACTTGACCTTCCTGAAAAGCGGAAGTTCGGATTTTCCACTCGAGCTTCTTAAGAAAACAGGTGTCGATTTAACTAAACCAGAACCGATTGAAAATGCGATGAGGATCTTCAGCGAATTGGTCGATCAATTCACCGAGCTGACAAAAGGATGA